In Oncorhynchus masou masou isolate Uvic2021 chromosome 10, UVic_Omas_1.1, whole genome shotgun sequence, a single genomic region encodes these proteins:
- the LOC135547176 gene encoding CD302 antigen-like, protein MESLKGCRLCPIYLCNFLFVVVCWQSTLAGDCPADGRTWVPFRQRCYHFIHGEEDVAKSYTIDAAKKLCSGYELLSVQSAEENNFITKYSPQVWKGNIHVWLGMYYDSDDEDFKWQDETGLSFNNWGNNSSESELIPMDTCVAMHSSTGEWMKVSCVENPENGVVCETAEKKDGKLAPSPLLSALVILSVIGIMGISAVFWFLYQKHQHGTVLTSFEYHPPFRSPTSDEACLVETDDMA, encoded by the exons ATGGAGTCACTGAAGGGATGTCGTCTTTGCCCCATATATTTATGCAAtttcctttttgttgttgtttgttggcAATCTACTCTAGCTGGTG ACTGTCCTGCAGATGGGCGCACCTGGGTGCCTTTCAGACAAAGATGCTACCACTTCATCCATGGAGAAGAAGACGTGGCAAAAAGCTATACGATTGACGCTGCGAAAAAACTCTGCTCAGGATATG AACTGTTGAGTGTCCAAAGTGCAGAGGAGAATAATTTCATCACCAAGTACAGTCCGCAGGTGTGGAAAGGCAACATACACGTGTGGTTGGGCATGTATTATGACAGTGATG ATGAGGACTTTAAGTGGCAAGATGAAACGGGTCTGAGCTTTAATAACTGGGGGAATAACTCTAGTGAGTCTGAATTGATTCCCATGGACacctgtgtggccatgcacagcAGCACAGGGGAGTGGATGAAAGTCAGCTGTGTCGAAAACCCAGAGAATGGCGTGGTCTGTGAAACTGCTGAAA AGAAGGACGGCAAACTTG CTCCCAGTCCACTGCTTTCGGCTCTGGTAATTCTCAGTGTGATCGGAATCATGGGGATCTCTGCAGTCTTTTGGTTCCTGTACCAGAAGCACCAACACGGTACCGTCCTCACGTCATTCGAGTACCACCCCCCGTTCAGGTCTCCCACCTCTGACGAGGCCTGCCTAGTGGAGACTGATGACATGGCTTAG